In Desulfonatronospira thiodismutans ASO3-1, a single window of DNA contains:
- the sat gene encoding sulfate adenylyltransferase produces the protein MSLRMTTPPPHGGRLEERVVRDPQLAKKLAKGCPVYDIKPTLSDKGVPVRNVYREIMSTCYGFFSPVEGSMKEAEVEKVLNERRLLNNWIFPYPLVFDISEEDYKQLGVTAGDRVLLRLKGKPFAILDVEEVWRIKDTTELANRVFGSPEKNPEVVQEAFNEKHPGWVIYKSLNPVVLAGKYTIINEPKFRAPFDRFWCPPVKSREEFQKRGWRTVINHQTRNVPHVGHEHLMKNAAYTGDIEPCHGILVNAIIGVKRKGDYPDESILEGHEAVNQGGYIKPERHMVTYCLWDMRYGNPLESMLHGIIRQNMGCTHHMFGRDHAAVGDYYDQFATQTLWDKGIPSYGFDKSICEVEYGLHIKPQNMREFWYCPVCQEIAYSESCGHTKQKEKFSGSFIRGMVGEGIFPPRVIFRPEVYKAVVKWWKEFNFPFCNQNYVVAQEQKLEVDLPDLDV, from the coding sequence ATGTCATTGAGAATGACTACGCCTCCCCCGCACGGAGGAAGACTTGAAGAGAGGGTCGTGAGGGATCCCCAGCTGGCCAAGAAGCTGGCCAAGGGCTGCCCGGTTTACGACATCAAGCCCACCCTGAGCGACAAAGGCGTTCCCGTCCGCAACGTATACCGGGAAATCATGTCCACCTGCTACGGCTTCTTCAGCCCGGTTGAAGGCTCCATGAAGGAAGCCGAAGTGGAAAAGGTCCTCAACGAAAGAAGACTTCTGAACAACTGGATCTTCCCCTACCCCTTAGTATTCGACATCAGCGAGGAAGACTACAAGCAGCTGGGCGTAACCGCCGGTGACCGTGTCCTGCTGCGGCTCAAGGGCAAGCCCTTTGCCATCCTGGACGTTGAGGAAGTCTGGCGTATCAAGGACACCACCGAGCTGGCCAACAGGGTTTTCGGCTCACCGGAGAAAAATCCCGAAGTGGTCCAGGAAGCCTTCAACGAAAAACACCCCGGCTGGGTCATTTACAAGAGCCTCAATCCCGTGGTTCTGGCCGGTAAGTACACCATCATCAACGAGCCCAAATTCAGGGCTCCCTTCGACCGCTTCTGGTGCCCGCCGGTAAAGTCACGCGAAGAGTTCCAAAAGCGCGGCTGGCGCACGGTCATCAACCACCAGACCAGAAACGTCCCCCACGTGGGCCATGAGCACCTCATGAAAAACGCCGCCTACACCGGCGACATCGAGCCCTGCCACGGCATCCTGGTCAACGCCATCATCGGCGTAAAGCGCAAGGGCGACTACCCCGACGAGTCCATTCTGGAAGGCCACGAAGCCGTAAACCAGGGCGGATACATCAAGCCGGAAAGGCACATGGTTACCTACTGCCTGTGGGACATGCGCTACGGCAACCCCCTGGAATCCATGCTGCACGGCATCATCCGCCAGAACATGGGCTGCACCCATCACATGTTCGGCCGGGACCACGCCGCAGTGGGCGACTACTACGACCAGTTCGCCACCCAGACCCTGTGGGACAAGGGCATTCCCAGCTACGGCTTTGACAAGTCCATCTGCGAGGTGGAGTACGGCCTGCATATCAAGCCCCAGAACATGAGAGAGTTCTGGTACTGCCCCGTGTGCCAGGAAATCGCCTACAGCGAGTCCTGCGGCCATACCAAGCAGAAGGAAAAATTCAGCGGCAGCTTTATCCGCGGCATGGTGGGCGAAGGCATCTTTCCGCCCCGGGTCATTTTCCGGCCCGAAGTGTACAAGGCAGTGGTCAAGTGGTGGAAGGAATTCAACTTCCCCTTCTGCAACCAGAACTACGTGGTTGCCCAGGAACAGAAACTGGAAGTTGATCTGCCGGATCTGGATGTCTAA
- a CDS encoding DUF6955 family protein has product MSKLFVVLLDDKRMEALKGSGLEDKVEYMFGGNLRAFTMEMPDEKANAIMKEFDTARTDSRGCITDTPLAFNRTLFEEIAKAKSLGPEVVDNTLARAGEIKELAAKESDYLPAPEI; this is encoded by the coding sequence ATGTCCAAGCTATTCGTGGTTCTCCTGGACGACAAACGCATGGAAGCCCTCAAGGGCAGCGGCCTGGAGGACAAAGTCGAGTATATGTTCGGCGGCAACCTCAGGGCTTTTACCATGGAAATGCCCGATGAGAAGGCCAATGCCATAATGAAGGAGTTTGATACGGCCCGCACCGATTCCAGGGGCTGCATCACTGACACCCCCCTGGCCTTCAACCGTACCCTGTTTGAAGAAATCGCCAAGGCCAAATCTCTTGGTCCCGAAGTGGTGGACAACACCCTGGCCCGGGCCGGAGAAATCAAGGAGCTGGCAGCCAAAGAGTCCGACTATCTGCCCGCACCGGAAATATAA
- the aprB gene encoding adenylyl-sulfate reductase subunit beta, protein MPTFVNPEKCDGCKGGEKTACMYICPNDLMILDPEAMLAYNQEPDACWECYSCVKICPQGAIEARPYADFAPMGGTSIPMRSGTDIMWTIQFRNGNIKRFKFPIRTTEEGSIKPYEGKPEAGDLENELLFNETELKKPTNVINQKVEIKNADYTETWKNPAVMK, encoded by the coding sequence ATGCCAACCTTTGTAAATCCGGAGAAATGTGACGGCTGCAAGGGCGGAGAAAAGACCGCGTGCATGTACATCTGCCCCAACGACCTCATGATCCTGGACCCCGAGGCAATGCTTGCCTACAACCAGGAGCCGGACGCCTGCTGGGAGTGCTATTCCTGTGTCAAGATCTGCCCCCAGGGCGCCATTGAGGCCCGTCCCTATGCCGACTTCGCCCCCATGGGCGGTACCAGCATTCCCATGCGCAGCGGTACCGACATCATGTGGACCATCCAGTTCCGCAACGGCAACATCAAACGCTTCAAGTTCCCCATCAGGACCACTGAAGAAGGCTCCATCAAGCCTTACGAAGGCAAGCCCGAAGCAGGCGACCTGGAAAACGAGCTCCTGTTCAACGAGACAGAGCTCAAGAAGCCCACAAACGTCATCAACCAGAAGGTTGAAATCAAGAACGCCGACTACACAGAGACATGGAAGAACCCTGCCGTTATGAAGTAG